From the Theobroma cacao cultivar B97-61/B2 chromosome 2, Criollo_cocoa_genome_V2, whole genome shotgun sequence genome, one window contains:
- the LOC18607656 gene encoding auxin-responsive protein SAUR21, whose translation MATRFLAKQILRRSVFAASKAASTTGEVVPKGFLAVYVGETQKKRFVVPVTFLNQPSFQALLSKSEEEFGFDHPMGGLTIPCREETFINVTSQLNG comes from the coding sequence ATGGCTACTCGTTTTCTTGCTAAGCAAATTTTGCGCCGTTCTGTTTTTGCTGCAAGTAAAGCAGCATCAACAACTGGAGAAGTAGTACCAAAAGGCTTCCTTGCAGTTTATGTTGGAGAGACTCAAAAGAAGAGATTTGTGGTTCCAGTAACTTTCTTGAACCAACCTTCATTTCAAGCTTTGCTGAGTAAATCTGAAGAAGAGTTTGGCTTTGATCATCCTATGGGTGGTTTGACAATTCCATGCAGAGAAGAGACTTTCATTAACGTCACTTCCCAGTTGAACGGGTAA
- the LOC18607655 gene encoding auxin-induced protein 15A, with the protein MAIRLPRIVSAKKVPKGYFAVYVGENQKRFVIPVSFLNQPSFQNLLDLSEEEFGYSHPTGGLRIPCDEDMFLDVTSRLN; encoded by the coding sequence ATGGCTATCCGCCTTCCTCGTATTGTTAGTGCTAAGAAAGTTCCCAAGGGCTACTTCGCAGTTTATGTTGGAGAAAATCAGAAGAGGTTTGTGATACCAGTGTCATTCTTGAACCAGCcttcttttcaaaatcttctgGACTTATCAGAAGAAGAGTTCGGCTATAGTCATCCAACTGGCGGTCTCAGAATTCCCTGTGATGAAGACATGTTTCTTGATGTCACCTCTCGCTTGAATTGA
- the LOC18607654 gene encoding auxin-responsive protein SAUR21 produces the protein MATRFLAKQILRRSVFAASKAASITGDVVPKGVLAVYVGETQKKRFLVPVTFLNQPSFQALLSKAEEEFGFDHPMGGLTIPCREETFISVTSQLNGLE, from the coding sequence ATGGCTACTCGCTTTCTTGCTAAGCAAATTTTGCGCCGTTCTGTTTTTGCTGCAAGTAAAGCAGCTTCAATAACTGGAGATGTAGTACCAAAAGGCGTCCTTGCAGTTTATGTTGGAGAAACCCAAAAGAAGAGATTTTTGGTTCCAGTAACTTTCTTGAACCAACCTTCATTTCAAGCTTTGCTGAGTAAAGCTGAAGAAGAGTTTGGCTTTGATCATCCTATGGGTGGTTTGACAATTCCATGCAGAGAAGAGACTTTCATTAGCGTCACTTCCCAGTTGAACGGGTTAGAATAG
- the LOC18607652 gene encoding auxin-induced protein 15A — MAIRLPRIVSAKKVPKGYFAVYVGENQKRFVIPVSFLNQPSFQDLLGLSEEEFGYSHPTGGLRIPCDEDLFLDVTSRLN, encoded by the coding sequence atggctaTCCGCCTTCCTCGTATTGTTAGTGCTAAGAAAGTTCCCAAGGGCTACTTTGCAGTTTATGTTGGAGAAAACCAGAAGAGGTTCGTGATACCAGTGTCATTCTTGAACCAGCCTTCTTTTCAAGATCTGCTCGGCTTATCAGAAGAAGAGTTCGGCTATAGTCATCCAACTGGGGGTCTTAGAATTCCCTGTGATGAAGACCTCTTTCTTGATGTCACCTCTCGCTTGAATTGA
- the LOC108660942 gene encoding auxin-responsive protein SAUR21-like: protein MAIRVPRIMHAKQILRQSKLFANQAVSTSTDVPEGFFAVYVGEGQKERFVVPISVLNQPSFQKLLSIAEEEFGFNHPMGGLTIPCREEVFIDLTSRLRWLTRTRSNPQMQFFCSFMYILLFLWQKEMMSKCIPF, encoded by the coding sequence ATGGCTATCCGTGTGCCTAGAATTATGCATGCTAAGCAGATTCTTCGTCAATCTAAACTGTTTGCAAATCAAGCAGTCTCCACCTCAACGGATGTTCCCGAAGGATTCTTTGCAGTTTATGTTGGGGAGGGCCAAAAAGAGCGATTTGTAGTTCCAATTTCAGTCTTGAATCAGCCTTCATTTCAGAAGTTGTTAAGTATTGCTGAGGAAGAATTCGGATTCAATCATCCTATGGGTGGTCTCACAATTCCTTGCAGAGAAGAGGTCTTCATTGATCTCACTTCCCGCTTGCGTTGGCTAACTAGAACTAGAAGTAACCCGCAGATgcaatttttttgttcattcaTGTACATCCTTCTGTTTCTTTGGCAGAAAGAAATGATGAGCAAATGTATACCCTTctga
- the LOC18607653 gene encoding auxin-responsive protein SAUR23, producing the protein MAIRVPRIMHAKQILRQSKLFANQAASTSTDVPKGYFAVYVGESQMKRFVVPISVLNQPSFQKLLSIAEEEFGFNHPMGGLTIPCREEVFIDLTSRLH; encoded by the coding sequence ATGGCTATCCGTGTCCCTAGAATTATGCATGCTAAGCAGATTCTTCGTCAATCTAAACTGTTTGCAAATCAAGCAGCCTCCACCTCAACGGATGTTCCCAAAGGATACTTTGCAGTTTATGTTGGGGAGAGCCAGATGAAGCGATTTGTAGTTCCAATTTCAGTCTTGAATCAGCCTTCATTTCAGAAATTGTTAAGTATTGCTGAGGAAGAATTCGGATTCAATCATCCTATGGGTGGTCTCACAATTCCTTGCAGAGAAGAGGTCTTCATTGATCTCACTTCCCGCTTGCATTAG